A genomic stretch from Mycobacterium paraterrae includes:
- a CDS encoding TIGR03086 family metal-binding protein: protein MASDLRPGPESPPTDELRAAEAALGVLQHIVHPIAKDELSRPTGSDGLDVAQLTEHLVDTIASIGTALGAELPERDAGDTVERQLIAAGRPTLDAFHRRHSLDGEVTWRGNETPVRTLAGVLAFGMLVHGWDYAVATGTPPDVPNALADYVLGIAQRIVTPERRANGEFGEAIETPDNAKALDRLVAFTGRDPARLS from the coding sequence ATGGCTTCCGACCTGAGACCCGGACCCGAATCACCGCCCACCGACGAGCTGCGCGCCGCCGAGGCTGCGCTGGGGGTTTTGCAGCACATCGTCCACCCGATCGCCAAGGACGAGCTGTCGCGTCCGACGGGCAGCGACGGCCTCGACGTCGCACAGCTGACCGAGCACCTGGTCGACACCATTGCCTCGATCGGAACGGCGCTCGGCGCCGAACTTCCGGAGCGCGACGCCGGCGACACCGTCGAGCGCCAGCTCATCGCGGCCGGCCGGCCGACGCTGGATGCGTTCCACCGTCGGCACAGCCTCGACGGCGAGGTCACCTGGCGCGGCAACGAGACGCCGGTGCGGACGTTGGCCGGGGTGCTGGCGTTCGGGATGTTGGTGCACGGGTGGGACTACGCCGTCGCCACCGGGACGCCTCCGGATGTACCCAACGCGCTGGCCGACTACGTGTTGGGCATCGCCCAGCGGATCGTCACCCCCGAGCGGCGCGCCAACGGCGAGTTCGGCGAGGCGATCGAGACGCCGGACAACGCCAAGGCCCTGGACCGGCTGGTCGCGTTCACCGGACGCGACCCGGCTCGGTTGAGCTAG
- a CDS encoding crotonase/enoyl-CoA hydratase family protein produces the protein MSAPYESVAVETAGHVAQVTLIGPGKGNAMGPAFWSELPELFAELDADPAVRAIVLTGSGRNFSYGLDLPAMGGTLAPVLADGAMAGPRTEFHREVLRMQGAISAVADCRTPTVAAVHGWCIGGGVDLISAVDIRYASADAKFSVREVKLAIVADVGSLARLPLILSDGHLRELALTGKDIDATRAEKIGLVNDVFADADATLQAAHATAAEIAANPPLTVRGVKDVLDQQRISQVSASLRYVAAWNAAFLPSKDLSEGIEATFAKRAPQFTGE, from the coding sequence ATGAGTGCGCCATACGAGTCCGTCGCCGTCGAGACCGCAGGCCATGTCGCGCAGGTGACATTGATCGGGCCCGGCAAGGGCAATGCAATGGGCCCGGCCTTCTGGTCGGAGCTGCCGGAGTTGTTCGCCGAACTCGACGCGGACCCCGCCGTACGGGCCATCGTGTTGACCGGCTCGGGCCGTAACTTCAGCTACGGCCTGGATCTCCCGGCGATGGGCGGGACGCTGGCGCCAGTGCTCGCCGACGGCGCGATGGCCGGCCCCCGCACCGAATTCCACCGCGAGGTGCTGCGCATGCAGGGCGCCATCAGTGCCGTCGCCGACTGCCGCACACCCACGGTCGCGGCTGTTCACGGTTGGTGCATCGGCGGTGGTGTCGACCTGATCTCCGCGGTCGACATTCGCTATGCCAGCGCCGACGCGAAGTTCTCGGTGCGCGAGGTCAAGCTCGCAATTGTCGCCGATGTCGGCAGTCTGGCTCGGCTGCCCCTGATCCTGTCCGACGGACACCTGCGTGAACTCGCGCTGACCGGCAAGGACATCGATGCGACGCGGGCCGAGAAGATCGGTTTGGTCAACGACGTGTTCGCCGACGCCGACGCCACGCTGCAGGCCGCCCACGCGACTGCCGCCGAGATCGCCGCGAATCCGCCGCTGACGGTTCGTGGCGTCAAGGATGTGCTTGACCAACAACGTATTTCGCAAGTGTCGGCCAGCCTGCGGTATGTGGCGGCATGGAACGCCGCGTTCCTGCCGTCGAAGGACCTGTCCGAGGGCATCGAGGCGACCTTCGCCAAGCGGGCGCCGCAGTTCACCGGCGAATAG
- a CDS encoding HNH endonuclease signature motif containing protein produces MRASSREDVVEGLDALRAVMKRTLDLGFDALTTPERLNVLESFEVFRRQLPAVEHELINELGHEDQAVLGGKLPAVLADRLRISRSEASRRIHEAADLGQRRALNGEVLAPVLPATAAAQRAGELGAGHVAVIRSFWQRIPDFVDVGTRARAEQELAQRATEHRPDELAKLADRLMDCLNPDGDFTDIDRATRRGITIGRQDIDGMSKISGYLTPQARATWDAVFAKLAAPGMCNPADAEPCASGTPSQDAIQGDTRGASQRTHDALLTAGRALLASGDLGQHNGLPTSIIVTTTLQELEKGAGRGLTAGGTLLPMSDVIRLAQHAHHYLAIFDKGKALALYHTKRLATPAQRLVLIARDRGCTFPSCDVSGYHCEVHHDDPYRTNPVSDVNHMTLTCPPNHGLTEQGWTTRKNHRGDTEWIPPPHLDRGQPRTNTFHHPEKLLLRDDDEIP; encoded by the coding sequence ATGCGTGCGAGTAGTCGTGAGGATGTCGTCGAGGGTCTCGACGCGCTGCGCGCTGTCATGAAACGCACCTTGGACCTCGGGTTCGACGCGTTGACCACCCCGGAGCGGCTCAACGTCCTGGAAAGCTTCGAAGTGTTCCGCCGCCAGCTGCCCGCGGTCGAACACGAGCTGATCAACGAGCTGGGCCACGAAGACCAGGCGGTGCTGGGTGGGAAACTACCCGCGGTGCTGGCCGACCGGCTCCGGATCAGCCGTTCAGAGGCCTCCCGCCGTATCCACGAAGCCGCCGACCTCGGCCAGCGACGGGCCTTGAACGGTGAGGTGTTGGCGCCGGTGTTGCCCGCGACCGCTGCCGCCCAACGCGCCGGGGAGCTGGGCGCCGGGCATGTCGCGGTGATCCGCTCGTTTTGGCAACGCATCCCCGACTTCGTCGATGTCGGCACCCGCGCACGCGCCGAACAAGAACTCGCCCAGCGCGCCACCGAACACCGCCCCGACGAACTGGCCAAACTCGCCGACCGGCTGATGGACTGCCTCAACCCCGACGGCGACTTCACCGACATCGACCGCGCCACACGCCGCGGCATCACCATCGGCCGCCAAGACATCGACGGCATGAGCAAGATCAGCGGCTATTTGACGCCCCAGGCGCGGGCCACCTGGGATGCGGTGTTCGCCAAACTCGCCGCACCCGGCATGTGCAACCCCGCCGACGCTGAGCCCTGCGCATCGGGCACCCCGTCGCAGGACGCGATCCAAGGCGACACCCGCGGCGCGTCGCAGCGCACCCACGACGCCCTGCTCACCGCCGGGCGCGCCCTGCTGGCCTCCGGCGACCTGGGCCAACACAACGGGCTACCCACCAGCATCATCGTCACCACCACACTGCAGGAGTTGGAGAAAGGCGCCGGGCGGGGTTTGACCGCCGGGGGCACCCTGCTGCCGATGTCCGATGTCATCCGCCTGGCCCAACACGCGCATCACTACCTGGCCATCTTCGACAAAGGCAAAGCCCTGGCGCTCTATCACACGAAACGCCTGGCCACACCGGCCCAACGACTCGTCCTGATCGCCCGCGACCGGGGCTGCACCTTCCCCAGCTGCGACGTCTCGGGCTACCACTGCGAAGTCCACCACGACGACCCCTACCGCACCAACCCCGTCAGCGACGTCAACCACATGACCCTGACCTGTCCGCCCAACCACGGCCTCACCGAACAAGGCTGGACCACCCGAAAAAACCACCGCGGCGACACCGAATGGATCCCACCACCCCACCTCGACCGGGGCCAGCCCCGCACGAATACGTTCCACCACCCCGAGAAGCTCCTGCTCCGGGACGACGACGAAATCCCGTAA
- the lipE gene encoding lipase LipE: MNDSQGRIQVPDDLDAVTAVGAEDHSDIDPRAVERIWQAARYWYQAGMHPAIQVCLRHNGKVVLNRAIGHGWGNAPTDPPDAEKIPVRTDTPFCVYSSAKAITATVVHMLVERGQLSLDAPVCQYIPTYTSHGKDRTTVRHVMTHSAGVPFPTGPKPDLKRADDHEYAQEQLGKLRPLYRPGLVHIYHALTWGPLMREIVYAAAGKDIREVLGTEILDPLGFRWTNFGVAERDIPLVAPSVPTGPQLPAPLATAFRKAIGGTLYETIPITNTPLFLKTVVPSSNTISNADEMSRFAEIWRRGGELDGVRVMSPETLRQAAKQARRLRPDVATGLLPARWGTGFQLGTKRFGPFGRNAPHAFGHLGLVNCAIWNDPERGLAAGVVSSGKPGRDPEVKRYTALMDRIAAEIPRVG; the protein is encoded by the coding sequence ATGAACGACTCACAGGGCCGAATCCAGGTCCCGGACGACCTCGACGCCGTCACCGCAGTGGGTGCCGAGGACCATTCCGACATCGACCCGCGCGCCGTCGAGCGCATTTGGCAGGCTGCCCGTTACTGGTACCAGGCCGGCATGCACCCCGCGATCCAGGTCTGCCTGCGGCACAACGGCAAGGTCGTGCTCAATAGAGCAATCGGACACGGCTGGGGCAACGCCCCCACCGACCCACCGGACGCCGAGAAGATTCCGGTCAGGACCGATACGCCGTTCTGCGTCTATTCGTCAGCCAAGGCGATCACCGCAACCGTCGTGCACATGCTCGTCGAGCGCGGCCAACTCTCCCTCGATGCCCCTGTCTGCCAGTACATCCCGACCTACACCAGCCACGGCAAGGACCGGACCACCGTCCGCCACGTGATGACGCACAGCGCCGGGGTGCCGTTTCCGACCGGACCCAAGCCGGACCTCAAGCGGGCCGACGACCACGAATACGCGCAGGAACAACTCGGCAAGCTACGGCCGCTCTACCGTCCCGGCCTGGTGCACATCTATCACGCTCTGACTTGGGGCCCCCTGATGCGCGAGATTGTCTACGCTGCGGCCGGCAAGGACATCCGCGAAGTGCTGGGCACTGAAATCTTGGATCCGCTGGGCTTTCGGTGGACCAATTTCGGTGTGGCGGAACGAGATATCCCCTTGGTCGCGCCGAGCGTGCCGACCGGCCCACAGCTACCGGCGCCGCTGGCGACGGCGTTTCGCAAGGCTATCGGCGGCACGCTTTACGAGACCATCCCGATCACTAACACACCGCTGTTTCTCAAGACCGTCGTCCCGTCGTCGAACACCATCTCCAACGCCGACGAGATGTCGCGATTCGCCGAGATATGGCGTCGCGGAGGGGAACTCGACGGTGTCCGCGTGATGAGCCCGGAAACGCTGCGCCAAGCGGCGAAGCAAGCCCGCCGACTGCGACCGGACGTCGCTACGGGTCTGCTCCCGGCGCGCTGGGGTACTGGTTTCCAGCTCGGCACAAAGAGATTCGGGCCGTTCGGCCGCAACGCACCGCACGCGTTCGGCCATCTAGGTTTGGTCAACTGCGCGATCTGGAACGATCCCGAACGCGGGCTGGCCGCCGGAGTCGTGAGTAGCGGTAAGCCCGGCCGCGACCCGGAAGTCAAGCGCTACACCGCGTTGATGGATCGCATTGCCGCTGAGATACCGCGCGTTGGGTAA
- a CDS encoding DUF1345 domain-containing protein yields the protein MRVPSILRQDLSRLVHIGIAAGTGLAAGAAVGSTAGWRFSFAAGWIATAAVYLIWVWLSIAKMSAAAIEVIVQQRHPGRGPADLLVVIASIASLGGVARLLAAGSGKGPDATIAAAIGFSSVIASWLVVHAVYTLRYAILYYAEPVGGIDFNDDEKPTFADFSYIAFTVAVSYGVTDTPLQKRTIRVAVLQHALVSYLFGTVILAVAIQVIFTLNGL from the coding sequence ATGCGAGTTCCGTCGATCCTGCGCCAGGATCTCTCACGCTTGGTGCACATCGGAATAGCCGCGGGGACAGGACTTGCCGCCGGAGCTGCCGTCGGGTCGACCGCGGGCTGGCGGTTTTCCTTCGCAGCGGGCTGGATCGCCACAGCGGCGGTATATCTCATCTGGGTATGGCTGAGTATCGCCAAGATGAGTGCTGCGGCCATCGAAGTCATTGTGCAGCAACGGCATCCGGGTCGAGGTCCCGCCGACCTGCTGGTGGTTATCGCGAGCATCGCGAGCCTCGGCGGCGTCGCCCGACTGCTGGCCGCCGGAAGCGGCAAAGGCCCGGACGCCACCATCGCGGCAGCCATTGGCTTTTCCAGCGTCATCGCGTCGTGGTTGGTAGTGCACGCTGTCTACACGTTGCGCTACGCCATTCTTTACTACGCCGAACCGGTCGGTGGCATCGACTTCAACGACGACGAGAAGCCGACTTTCGCGGATTTTTCTTACATCGCTTTCACGGTTGCCGTCAGCTATGGAGTGACGGACACACCGCTGCAGAAGCGCACCATCCGGGTCGCGGTCTTGCAGCACGCGCTGGTGTCGTACCTGTTCGGCACCGTGATCCTTGCGGTGGCAATCCAAGTAATCTTCACGCTCAACGGCCTGTGA
- a CDS encoding phosphotransferase: MTMEPDEAVRGWLESHIGPVQTFERQPRWRPAWFADVERDNTTVRLYVRGDREGMEFALSTFREADVLEALEKQGIPVPHIYGRIDAPPAIVMDRLPGATNLSNSKSATERSSVLDEYMEILARIHQLDPNEFLAVGLKRPKDPQQHALSSFEESVSRYRSAKSRPEPFLEFGIGWVRRHVPAHRFDPRFLLGDPGQFMFADGRVTGLLDVELAYLGDISHDLAGLRLRNISEPFGDLERAFRRYEEVCGVPLDLPVVEFHTAQFSLTTPLSLVMILHNPFPMSDLLQYFEWFQQCSLNAVEAMAAVEGVTLDDYRLPPTADVRQGGLLDALAPVIEELAAETDIDRFRRRQTAQTARYVAEVCRHGPAIEAEDLDDLERLLGCRCADWRTGDEALEAFVLGAPEDMDADLIRLFHRRIMRQMRLLEPVLNRSGGVQPLIPLAQLLGR, translated from the coding sequence ATGACCATGGAACCCGATGAGGCGGTGCGAGGCTGGCTGGAGAGCCACATCGGACCCGTCCAGACCTTCGAACGCCAACCACGTTGGCGCCCAGCCTGGTTCGCCGACGTCGAACGCGACAACACAACCGTGCGGCTTTATGTGCGTGGAGACCGCGAAGGCATGGAGTTCGCGTTGTCCACCTTTCGCGAAGCAGATGTCCTCGAGGCCCTGGAGAAACAAGGAATCCCAGTTCCACACATCTACGGTCGGATCGACGCACCACCGGCCATCGTGATGGATCGACTGCCCGGCGCCACCAATCTGTCGAACTCGAAGAGTGCAACGGAGCGTAGCTCGGTCCTCGATGAATACATGGAAATACTGGCGCGGATCCATCAGCTGGATCCGAATGAATTCTTGGCTGTCGGGCTCAAACGGCCGAAAGATCCTCAGCAGCATGCGTTGTCGAGCTTCGAAGAGTCCGTGTCGCGGTACCGGTCCGCTAAAAGCCGACCGGAGCCTTTTCTGGAGTTCGGCATCGGGTGGGTTCGCCGCCATGTTCCCGCGCATCGGTTCGACCCTCGTTTCCTACTGGGCGATCCCGGACAGTTCATGTTCGCCGATGGTCGCGTGACTGGGCTGCTCGACGTCGAGCTGGCCTACCTCGGCGACATCTCTCACGATCTGGCAGGACTGCGCCTGCGTAACATCTCTGAGCCGTTCGGCGACTTGGAGCGCGCGTTTCGGCGCTATGAGGAGGTCTGCGGCGTACCACTGGACTTGCCGGTGGTCGAGTTTCACACCGCGCAGTTCTCGCTTACGACGCCTCTTTCGTTGGTCATGATCCTGCACAACCCTTTTCCGATGAGCGACTTGCTGCAGTATTTCGAGTGGTTCCAGCAATGCTCGCTCAACGCAGTCGAAGCAATGGCCGCGGTCGAGGGCGTCACCCTCGACGACTACCGACTCCCGCCAACCGCAGATGTCCGCCAGGGGGGCCTACTCGACGCGTTGGCACCTGTCATCGAGGAGCTGGCGGCCGAGACCGACATTGACCGATTCCGTCGGCGTCAGACGGCACAGACCGCGCGCTACGTCGCCGAGGTCTGCCGGCACGGTCCCGCGATCGAAGCCGAAGACCTCGACGATCTCGAGCGTCTGCTCGGTTGCCGATGCGCCGACTGGCGCACGGGCGATGAGGCCCTCGAGGCATTCGTGCTGGGCGCGCCCGAAGACATGGACGCCGATCTGATTCGGCTCTTCCATCGCCGCATCATGCGGCAGATGCGTTTGCTGGAACCAGTTCTCAATCGCAGCGGCGGAGTGCAGCCGCTGATCCCCTTGGCGCAGCTACTAGGCCGCTGA
- a CDS encoding IS481 family transposase gives MSKASVVVLEVVSGNLTVTAAASAYGLSRQHIYRLLKRYQLGGLEAVEPRSRRPASNPRAVSDEVIAAIVLLREKLVAEGLDAGPVTLQHHLAQQGLPVPAVSTIRRILGHHGLIVPAPRKRPKSSYRRFAAEQPNECWQSDFTHWRLADGSDIEILNWLDDHSRYLLYCTAYRRVAGPDIVASFTATAATHGLPASTLTDNGSVYTSRFTHGHNDFERLLNSLGITQKNGHPGHPQTQGKIERFHQTLKRWLSARPRPATIAAAQILLNDFTTIYNTERTHRALPPATTPAQAYTARPKAGPTHTSGRHFRIRRDTVDQFGKLTLRHGSRLHHLGVGRIHAGTSVLILVTTTTVTVISKTSHHVLSSHHINADTNYWRNQNKNPGRWPGNL, from the coding sequence ATGTCGAAAGCGAGTGTGGTCGTGTTGGAAGTCGTCAGCGGAAACCTCACCGTCACCGCGGCTGCTTCGGCTTACGGGCTGTCGCGGCAACATATCTATCGGCTGCTCAAGCGTTATCAGCTCGGCGGTTTGGAAGCGGTTGAGCCGCGGTCGCGACGCCCTGCCAGCAACCCCCGGGCGGTCTCGGATGAGGTCATCGCCGCGATCGTGCTGCTACGGGAAAAGCTCGTCGCCGAGGGCCTCGACGCCGGTCCGGTCACGTTGCAGCACCATCTGGCCCAGCAAGGGTTGCCGGTGCCGGCGGTCTCCACGATCCGGCGCATCTTGGGCCATCACGGCTTGATCGTCCCGGCACCCCGTAAACGCCCGAAAAGCTCCTATCGCCGTTTCGCCGCCGAGCAACCCAACGAATGCTGGCAATCCGATTTCACCCACTGGAGGTTGGCCGACGGCAGCGACATCGAGATCCTCAACTGGCTCGACGACCACTCCCGATACCTGCTGTACTGCACCGCCTATCGCCGCGTCGCCGGTCCCGATATCGTCGCCAGCTTCACCGCCACCGCCGCCACCCACGGACTACCGGCCTCCACACTGACCGACAACGGCTCGGTCTACACCTCCCGATTCACCCACGGCCACAACGACTTCGAGCGCCTTCTCAACAGCCTGGGCATCACCCAGAAAAACGGTCACCCCGGACACCCCCAAACCCAAGGCAAAATCGAACGCTTCCACCAAACCCTCAAACGCTGGCTGTCCGCCCGGCCCCGACCCGCCACCATCGCCGCCGCCCAAATCCTGCTCAACGACTTCACCACGATCTACAACACCGAACGCACCCACCGAGCCCTACCACCAGCCACCACCCCAGCCCAGGCCTACACCGCCCGCCCCAAAGCCGGCCCCACCCACACCAGCGGCCGACACTTCCGCATCCGCCGCGACACCGTCGACCAATTCGGCAAACTCACCCTGCGCCACGGCAGCCGCCTGCACCACCTCGGCGTCGGCCGCATCCACGCCGGCACCTCAGTCCTGATCCTGGTGACCACCACCACCGTCACCGTCATCAGCAAAACCAGCCACCACGTCCTAAGCAGCCACCACATCAACGCCGACACAAACTACTGGCGCAACCAAAACAAAAACCCCGGCCGATGGCCGGGGAATCTGTAA
- a CDS encoding MarR family winged helix-turn-helix transcriptional regulator — MAALIAGRTASEMPGLDIAEQKSWQNFLDSTLRLYAVLNRRLTEVHQLSLFDVRVLDMLVHSPTGCARMGDLAEALASLPSRLTRQVRRLEAQGLVRRETTPDDRRGVVAAITDKGRAVAREAMTTYAESIRMHFLDPLSRSQVVALGENCRRISAALKSAD; from the coding sequence ATGGCCGCCCTCATTGCCGGCCGGACAGCCAGCGAGATGCCCGGGCTGGATATCGCTGAGCAGAAGTCGTGGCAGAACTTCCTGGATTCGACGCTGCGGTTGTACGCGGTGCTCAACCGTCGGCTCACGGAGGTCCATCAGCTGTCGCTGTTCGACGTAAGGGTGCTCGACATGCTCGTTCATTCGCCGACGGGATGCGCGCGGATGGGCGACCTCGCCGAGGCGCTGGCATCGCTGCCCAGTCGGCTCACCCGCCAGGTTCGCCGTCTCGAGGCGCAGGGGTTGGTACGCCGCGAGACCACCCCTGACGACCGGCGTGGGGTCGTCGCGGCGATCACCGACAAGGGTCGTGCGGTAGCTCGCGAGGCGATGACGACGTACGCCGAAAGCATCCGGATGCACTTCCTTGATCCGCTGTCACGGTCGCAGGTCGTCGCGCTCGGCGAGAATTGTCGGCGGATCAGTGCCGCGCTGAAGAGTGCCGACTAG
- a CDS encoding NAD(P)H-quinone oxidoreductase — MHAIVAESADTLRWQEVPDVTAGPDEVLVKVTAAGVNRADLLQAAGLYPPPPGASELLGMEVSGVVESVGDEVADWSPGQEVCALLSGGGYAEYVAVPAGQLLPHPAGLDLVDSAGVPEVACTVWSNLVMTAHLDEGQLLLMHGGASGVGSHAIQVAHALGARVAVTAGSAAKLEACRELGAEILINYRDEDFVAALKEATDGHGADVIFDIMGASYLDRNIDALATEGRLVIIGMQGGVKGELNIGKLLGKRAHVIGTTLRARPTTGPNSKSEIVAAVTESVWPMIADGRVRPIIGARVPIQDAGEAHRMLSAGEVTGKIVLTV; from the coding sequence ATGCACGCCATCGTCGCCGAATCCGCCGACACACTTCGCTGGCAGGAAGTCCCCGACGTCACCGCAGGCCCCGACGAGGTGCTGGTCAAGGTCACCGCCGCGGGAGTCAACCGGGCCGACCTGCTGCAAGCGGCCGGGCTGTACCCACCGCCGCCCGGCGCCAGCGAGCTGCTCGGCATGGAGGTCTCCGGCGTCGTTGAGAGCGTCGGCGACGAGGTGGCCGACTGGTCGCCCGGCCAAGAGGTCTGCGCTTTGCTCTCCGGCGGCGGCTACGCCGAATACGTAGCGGTCCCGGCCGGGCAGTTGCTGCCTCATCCCGCCGGCCTCGACCTGGTCGATTCCGCCGGTGTGCCGGAAGTGGCGTGCACGGTTTGGTCGAACCTGGTGATGACGGCCCACCTCGACGAGGGCCAGCTGCTGCTCATGCACGGCGGCGCGAGCGGAGTGGGCAGCCACGCCATTCAGGTCGCTCACGCGCTGGGCGCACGGGTAGCCGTCACCGCAGGCTCGGCGGCCAAGCTCGAGGCGTGCCGCGAACTCGGCGCCGAAATCCTGATCAACTACCGCGACGAGGATTTCGTCGCAGCGTTGAAAGAGGCCACCGACGGCCACGGCGCCGACGTCATCTTCGACATCATGGGCGCGTCCTACCTCGACCGGAACATCGACGCGCTGGCCACCGAAGGGCGGCTGGTCATCATCGGCATGCAGGGCGGCGTCAAGGGCGAACTGAACATCGGCAAGCTGCTGGGCAAGCGGGCGCACGTCATCGGCACCACCCTGCGGGCGCGGCCGACCACCGGCCCGAACAGCAAGAGCGAGATCGTCGCAGCGGTGACCGAGTCGGTATGGCCGATGATCGCCGACGGCCGTGTCCGCCCGATCATCGGTGCGCGCGTACCGATCCAGGACGCCGGCGAGGCGCATCGCATGCTGTCCGCAGGCGAGGTGACCGGAAAGATCGTGCTGACGGTCTGA
- a CDS encoding cysteine desulfurase-like protein yields the protein MAYDVARVRGLHPSLGDGWVHFDAPSGMLIPDSVATTVSTAFRGSFPSTAGPHPSAKRSAAVLEAARQAAADLVNADPRGVVLGSDRAVLLASLADASSTRAGLGYEMVVTRLDDEANIAPWLRAANRFGAKVKWAEVDIETGDLPSWQWEGLISQATRLVAVSSASGTLGTVTDLRPVTKLVHDVGGFVVVDHSAAAPYRLIDIDEIDADVVAINAVSWGGPPVGALVFRDAAMINTFTSVSTNPYATGPARLEVGVHQYGLLGGFVASIEYLASLDESARGTRRERLSTSIQSATTYMDGIFEYLMGSLRSLSRVVVIARPESPIPVVSFAVHDVPAERVVQRLADNGILAIANANSRVLDVIGVNDVGGAVTVGLAHYSTMAEVDQLVRALASLG from the coding sequence ATGGCATACGACGTCGCCCGAGTGCGTGGGTTACACCCGTCACTCGGGGACGGTTGGGTGCACTTCGACGCCCCGTCCGGGATGCTGATCCCCGACTCGGTGGCTACCACTGTGTCGACGGCCTTCCGCGGATCGTTCCCCAGCACCGCCGGCCCCCATCCGTCGGCCAAGCGCAGCGCGGCCGTGCTCGAAGCGGCCCGTCAGGCGGCCGCGGACCTGGTCAACGCGGATCCGCGGGGCGTGGTGCTGGGCTCCGATCGCGCGGTGTTGCTGGCATCGCTGGCCGACGCTTCGTCGACTCGCGCCGGGCTCGGTTATGAAATGGTCGTCACCCGGCTCGACGACGAGGCCAACATCGCGCCCTGGCTGCGCGCCGCCAATCGGTTCGGCGCCAAGGTCAAATGGGCCGAGGTCGACATCGAAACCGGCGACCTGCCGTCCTGGCAGTGGGAAGGGCTGATCAGTCAGGCGACGCGTCTGGTCGCGGTGAGTTCGGCGTCAGGGACGCTGGGCACCGTCACCGATCTGCGGCCCGTGACAAAGCTGGTCCACGACGTCGGCGGGTTCGTGGTCGTCGACCACTCCGCTGCCGCGCCGTACCGGTTGATCGACATCGACGAGATTGACGCCGACGTGGTGGCGATCAACGCGGTCAGCTGGGGCGGTCCGCCAGTCGGCGCGCTGGTGTTCCGCGATGCAGCGATGATCAACACCTTCACTTCGGTGTCGACCAACCCGTATGCCACCGGACCTGCACGCCTCGAGGTCGGCGTGCATCAGTACGGGTTACTCGGCGGGTTCGTCGCCAGCATCGAGTACCTCGCCTCGCTCGACGAGTCGGCTCGCGGGACTCGGCGCGAACGCCTGTCCACCTCGATTCAGTCCGCGACGACGTACATGGACGGGATCTTCGAGTACCTGATGGGCTCGCTGCGGTCGTTGTCTCGGGTGGTCGTGATTGCGCGGCCCGAGTCGCCGATCCCGGTGGTCAGTTTTGCCGTGCACGACGTGCCGGCCGAGCGGGTGGTGCAGCGGCTGGCCGACAACGGGATTCTGGCCATCGCCAATGCGAATTCTCGGGTGCTGGACGTGATCGGCGTGAACGACGTCGGTGGCGCGGTGACCGTTGGCCTCGCGCATTATTCGACGATGGCCGAGGTCGACCAGTTGGTGCGTGCGCTCGCCTCGCTCGGCTGA